The Nitrospiraceae bacterium DNA segment CCCGTCAGTGCAACGATCGTGACCCGAAAAGACGTCAGCGATGCTCCTATCGTGGGGACGGACGATCTGATGCAACAAATCCCAAGTGTGCAGCTGCCGTACCTGGATAGTTTTAGTCAGCATCCGACAGCGAACTTTATGGGCATGCGCGGTCTGGGGCAGCCTCGGGCTCTGGTGCTGATAGATGGCGTCCCGCTCAACGATCCCTTCTTCGGGTATGTGCAGTGGAACATGGTTCCAAAAGAGACGATTGAACGGATTGAAGTGGTCCGCGGAGGAGCCTCCAGCTTGTGGGGCAACTACGCGATGGGTGGCGTCATCAATGTGATCACCAAGAACGCCCAACCCACCCAAGCCGGTCAATCGCTCATGGGGGGATCTTACGGCACGATTCGGTCGAATAGTTATGGTAGCTACCGCACGATCGATGGTTACTTTGGGATCAGCGCCAACGTGAACTATCAACAAACGGGCGGATACACCCCGCAGCAACCGACTCAGCGTGGCCTGACCGATATTCCGGCCAGCAACGCGAACACAAACCTTCAATTCAAATCGGATTACACATCACCGGACTTCAAGTGGTATGCCCGCGGCAACCTGTACAACAGTACTGAGAATACTGGGCAGTCGCTGTCCGATAATCTTCAGAACACGCTTATCTTCAACACGGGCGCGACGTGGAAGCTGACCCAGCAGGAAGACCTCCAGGCCAGCTTCTTCTATTGGCAGCAGAATTTCACCACCAACAACCCCAGCAACGTCAATTGCTGCAATGGCGATATTGACCGCAACTCAGACTTTCTCTCCAATCTCCATCAAACGCCGGTCACAAGCGTAGGCGGCTTTACCCAGTATGAGCGACGCTTCAACGAGACGGTCCGCTCTGTTCAAGTGGGGCTGGACATGCGTTGGGTCCAAGGTACCGATAACTCCCAGCTCTATAGTGCTCCCGGCGCGGCCCCAACCACCCTCAATGGATCTGGAAAGCAATTGTTTGCGGGCCTCTTTGGACAAACCAGCATCGTTCCGATGCCCAAGCTCGAACTTATGCCCAGTGTGCGGATGGATTACTACGAAAACTATGCGGGCAATGTGCAAACGTCCCCCGGTCCAACCAACCCTCAAACAACCAACTTTTCGCCCACGAGCAATATCCAGGTCAATCCCAAGTTGGCCACGCGCTACCAGATCACCGAACCTCTGGCCATACGGGCCGCGGTCTATAGGGCATTTCGAGCTCCGACGCTGGACAACTTGTATCGCAACTTTCAGTCCCCTGGATTTAATCTAGTCAGTAACCCCTTCACGGCTCCTGAGAGCATGGTAGGTGGCGATGCCGGACTCGAACTCAACGTCTCTCGGTTTCAGGGACAGCTCAACCTTTTCTGGAGTGATGTGAAGCACGCGATCACCGCCCTCCCAGTCCCGAATACTCAGTTTTTCCAAATAGCGAATGCCGGGACAATCCAGTCTCGAGGCGTAGAGCTCATGGGGGAGGTTCAATTGTGGCAATACTGGTCGGCCCTGTTTGGTTATGTCTATACCGATTCAAAGCTCATTAGTACTTCGGCCAGCACGTTTCAGCAGATCAATGGCTCCTTCCTCGAGGGATCAAGGACCCCCGGTGTTCCAATGCACTTTGAGACGGTTAGTCTCCGGTACCGGAAACCTGAGGGGCTGGATTTTGTTATCCGGATGCGAGCGAACGAATATATCTTCGCCATCCAGGACGGTTTTAGCCGCCTCTCCAATCAGTTAATCCTTGATGTTAACGCCAGCTACCCGATCCATAAGAGAGTTAATGTCTTTGTCATCGGGACCAACATCACAAATGACAAATATCTGGCATCTTTCAGCGGGCCAACGATTTTCGGATCCAATAATGCCAACGGTGCTCCCGTGATGGTCTTCGGGGGGGTCAATTTTACCCTGTAACAATATGACCCTCGTGCGGAGTTGGACAATGTGGCGAAAAAGCACTACGCCGCATCCGGTGCAGTGATTTCTGACGGTACTCCGGATGCACAAAATCAACTGTTCTATGCAGGTTATGGACGGGCCATCTATGGAGGCGTGACGTTGGGGTTGTTCTGAACAGGTCGAACCGTAACAGGGGCAGACTTAGTTACTGCTCCGTCACAAAGCGTTCGCAATGGAGGTCCTCATGGAAAAAGCACTCGTTCGGGTTGACGAAGCTGCAGCGTTCTTGAGTGTCAGTCGGTGGACAATTTACCGGTGGGTGGATGAAGGGCGGCTGCGCGCCACGAAAATCGGCAAGGGCAGTCTCCGAATCTTTCATGAATCCATTGTGGGATTGGTTTATGAGAGTCAAGTCGATAGAAACAGTGCGATGTCGGGAGCGAAGCGCTGTGCACACTGATCCTCAGCACATTAGCGATGCAATTTGTAGCATCCATCAGTAAGCGTTGGTAGACAGCTCTGTGACAGAAGAGTACTAGAACCAGGCTACGGGGAAGCACAAGTAAATGAAACGTTCGGCCCTATCACAAAAGAGGATCGCAGTCGTAGGGGTGGTAGTGCTGGTCTACTCCGCGCTTGCCATCATGTCTGCGTTCTGCGTCTTCGACCACGCCGTTGGTTCCGGTAGACACGAGCACCATGGCTCGCAGGGGTCACCCGCGCACAATCCTCTCTGTGCCTGGGCCTGTCAAGTCACGTCCAATGCTGCCGTGGCGACAGAGTCTCCGGCATCTTCGATAGGGCCAGTGGTCCAGCTCGTTGTTCAGGTTCCTACTCAATTTGCTTCCGCTGGGTTCTTTTCTCTACTGCACTCGCGCGCGCCGCCGTCTCTTCCCTTCATTCTTCTCGGACAAGGGATCCAGGGCGGACATCCTTCTTCGTGATTCCTCTCGCGTCCCCTGTCCGGCAATTCTGATATCGGTACGCAGTGAGAATTGATTGTGCTTGTCGCGATGCCCGAGTCGGGAGACTGCTTTGCTCGGCCCGTCCGGCGCGTAGGTGGGGCCTCCTCTGGCCTCCGCCCCGGGGCCCTATCGATCATGTGGTATCGACATGGAAAGGAGTGTTGGCTGTGAACGAGGTTCATGAAATGTCCTCTTCGGGATTAGCGGGCAGACTGGTGGCGATCGGAGTTATCGTTCTAACAATTGGGAGCCCGAACCTGGGCGCTGCGTCCTCGAAAACGATAGACACGACGATCATTCAGATTTATGGGCGCATGTGTGAATACCATCGGGAAGATGTTGAGGGAGCCCTTCGTTCATTCAGTGTCGTTCAACAGGTGGAATTCTTAAATGATCATGGAACTGTGCTTGTCCATTACCAGTCAGGTAGCAAGACGCCCGAACAGTTTGCCGACGCGGTCGAACAGACGCTTGCAGCAGGCTGGGGCTGCTCGGCGCGTGTTGATCGAGGTCAGTCTCACGTCCGGACGATTCATGAGGAGGAGAGGCCATGAATGCCGTAGTCAGAATCATTTGTCTGGTCTGGATTGTGTGTGCGACAGCGACACCGGCCCGGGCGGCCGACGAAAAAGTGACACTCATGCTCGGCGGAAAGTTCTGTGATGCCTATCTCAGCGATGTTCGCGATGCGCTGACCAAGGTCGCCGGTGTAAAGGCTGTTGATTTCAAGAGTATGAAGGGTCATGCAGTGGTCACCGTCGAGTCCGGCAAGGCAAAACCCGAGCACCTCGCCGCGGCGGTAAACGGTGTCAAGGGCGATGGATGGCATTGTACCGGCGAGGTTATTAGTAAACCCAGTCATCATTAAAACGGAGAGGTGATGCTCAGAATCGTGTTGGTCAGGCCGATTGTAATGACATTCGTCCTGTCGGGATTCGTTGCCTTGCAGGCAACGGCAGAGATGCCAAAGGTCCCACATGATGGGGAGATCGCTCTGCCAGGCAATTACAAATCGTGGCCAAAGTTCCTTTCCGAAGTCCAGCGACCGGACGTCAAACAGATACGCGAGCTCTACGTCAATCCGATCGGGGATCGAGTGGCCGAAGGACAGCCTTTTTCGAATGGGACGATCTTCGTCATGGAGCTCTACAGAGCGAAAG contains these protein-coding regions:
- a CDS encoding helix-turn-helix domain-containing protein gives rise to the protein MEKALVRVDEAAAFLSVSRWTIYRWVDEGRLRATKIGKGSLRIFHESIVGLVYESQVDRNSAMSGAKRCAH
- a CDS encoding TonB-dependent receptor — encoded protein: MLLRMVNRRIIMRYGYYAALISLISLSSILFHLDPGVAQEPPKPEQQEPVTNEQPEGAEVLAQPVVVTATRTERIATDLPVSATIVTRKDVSDAPIVGTDDLMQQIPSVQLPYLDSFSQHPTANFMGMRGLGQPRALVLIDGVPLNDPFFGYVQWNMVPKETIERIEVVRGGASSLWGNYAMGGVINVITKNAQPTQAGQSLMGGSYGTIRSNSYGSYRTIDGYFGISANVNYQQTGGYTPQQPTQRGLTDIPASNANTNLQFKSDYTSPDFKWYARGNLYNSTENTGQSLSDNLQNTLIFNTGATWKLTQQEDLQASFFYWQQNFTTNNPSNVNCCNGDIDRNSDFLSNLHQTPVTSVGGFTQYERRFNETVRSVQVGLDMRWVQGTDNSQLYSAPGAAPTTLNGSGKQLFAGLFGQTSIVPMPKLELMPSVRMDYYENYAGNVQTSPGPTNPQTTNFSPTSNIQVNPKLATRYQITEPLAIRAAVYRAFRAPTLDNLYRNFQSPGFNLVSNPFTAPESMVGGDAGLELNVSRFQGQLNLFWSDVKHAITALPVPNTQFFQIANAGTIQSRGVELMGEVQLWQYWSALFGYVYTDSKLISTSASTFQQINGSFLEGSRTPGVPMHFETVSLRYRKPEGLDFVIRMRANEYIFAIQDGFSRLSNQLILDVNASYPIHKRVNVFVIGTNITNDKYLASFSGPTIFGSNNANGAPVMVFGGVNFTL
- a CDS encoding cytochrome P460 family protein produces the protein MLRIVLVRPIVMTFVLSGFVALQATAEMPKVPHDGEIALPGNYKSWPKFLSEVQRPDVKQIRELYVNPIGDRVAEGQPFSNGTIFVMELYRAKADGDNLMKGVDGKLVKDDLTKVFVMEKGEGWGQDVPDNLKNGNWVFSAYGPDGKTLTEDFTKCRACHAPLMQKDFTHRYDEFFQMRAKKH